Proteins from a genomic interval of Medicago truncatula cultivar Jemalong A17 chromosome 3, MtrunA17r5.0-ANR, whole genome shotgun sequence:
- the LOC11411684 gene encoding adenylate isopentenyltransferase 5, chloroplastic has translation MAFATSTLTEKKVLFILGATGTGKTKLSINLGTQFPSEIINSDKIQVYKGLDIVTNKVQESERCSIPHHILGIIDDPEYDFTMDEFCKHVLEALDLIIENGHLPIIVGGSNSYLKKLLEDPTIAFRSKYDCCFIWLDVSLPILFPYLDKRVDEMVQAGMVDEIRDFFVPGADNTKGIRRAIGVSELDSYFEIEMKKGIDDAQKEKILKEAIRKTKQNTFILAENQLSKIQNMSDKLGSMVKKINSTKVFEAILRGENYQDLHQEIVIKPSMKIVKRFLEETSHGFRNVKFSNGNGKHTPNGV, from the coding sequence ATGGCTTTCGCTACTTCAACCTTAACAGAAAAGAAGGTTTTGTTTATATTGGGGGCAACGGGAACTGGGAAGACTAAACTTTCCATCAACTTAGGAACTCAATTCCCATCTGAGATCATCAATTCTGACAAAATTCAAGTCTACAAAGGTCTTGACATTGTCACCAATAAGGTACAAGAATCTGAACGTTGTTCAATTCCCCATCATATATTAGGCATCATTGATGATCCTGAATATGATTTCACTATGGATGAGTTTTGCAAGCACGTGCTTGAAGCTTTAGACCTCATAATTGAAAATGGACACCTACCTATTATTGTAGGAGGGTCAAATTCTTACCTTAAAAAATTACTCGAGGACCCAACTATTGCATTTCGTTCAAAATATGATTGCTGTTTTATTTGGTTAGATGTGTCTTTGCCTATTCTTTTTCCATATTTGGACAAAAGAGTTGATGAAATGGTTCAGGCAGGGATGGTAGATGAGATAAGGGATTTCTTTGTACCTGGTGCGGATAACACAAAAGGAATTAGAAGGGCTATTGGGGTTTCTGAACTTGATTCTTATTTTGaaatagaaatgaaaaaagGTATAGATGATGCTCAGAAGGAAAAGATACTAAAGGAAGCAATtagaaaaaccaaacaaaacaccTTCATATTGGCTGAAAATCAATTGTCAAAAATCCAAAATATGTCGGATAAGCTTGGATCGATGGTAAAGAAAATTAATTCTACAAAAGTCTTTGAAGCCATTTTAAGGGGtgaaaattatcaagatttGCATCAAGAAATTGTGATTAAGCCAAGCATGAAAATAGTAAAGAGATTTTTAGAGGAGACAAGCCATGGATTCAGaaatgtaaaattttcaaatggtAATGGGAAACACACACCAAATGGTGTTTGA
- the LOC11412707 gene encoding G-type lectin S-receptor-like serine/threonine-protein kinase At4g27290, which produces MENNNKGLMLMVFSFFFCSMPTFSRQNYFTTIAPNQFMQYGDTLVSAAGMYEAGFFNFGDSQRQYFGIWYKKISPRTIVWVANRNTPVHNSAAMLKLNDQGSLVILDGSKGVIWSSNSTRIVVKSVVQLLDSGNLILKDANGSQNFLWESFDYPGNTFLPGMKLKSNLVTGPYRYLTSWRSPQDPAEGECSYRIDMPGFPQLVTAKGATVLYRGGSWNGFLFSSVSWHWQVTNKVMNFTVVFNDKEFSYEYQTVNKSIIARMILDPYGNSQRFLWSDSTQIWKAISSRPADQCDDYSLCGINSNCNINEFPVCECVEGFMPKFELQWESSDWSGGCLRRTKLNCLNGDGFLKYTNMKLPDTSSSYYNKSFSLEECKTMCLKNCSCTAYANSDIRDGGSGCLLWFNNIMDMRKHPDVGQDIYIRLASSELDHKKNKRNLKRVGTLAGVSAFVMLLTVLVLVTSASRKKLGYIKKLFRWKDRKEKEDTNLATIFDFSTINNATNNFSDTNKLGEGGFGPVYKGLMVDGQEIAVKRLSKTSGQGSEEFKNEVKLMATLQHRNLVKLLGCSIQQDEKLLIYEFMPNRSLDYFIFDTTLSKLLDWTKRLEIIDGISRGLLYLHQDSTLRIIHRDLKTSNILLDIDMIPKISDFGLARSFMGDQAEANTNRVMGTYGYMPPEYAVHGSFSIKSDVFSFGVVVLEIISGRKNRGFSDPQHHLNLLGHAWRLWIEQRPEELLADILYDNDISSKIIRFIHVGLLCVQQKPENRPNMSSVVFMLKGENLLPKPSKPGFYAGGDDTNSVGSPSIYEASMSFLEAR; this is translated from the exons ATGGAGAACAATAACAAGGGGCTAATGCTAATGgtgttttctttcttcttttgctCCATGCCCACTTTCTCTAGACAAAACTATTTTACTACTATTGCTCCAAATCAGTTTATGCAATACGGTGATACTCTTGTTTCTGCAGCTGGAATGTATGAAGCCGGATTTTTCAACTTTGGCGATTCCCAACGCCAATACTTCGGTATATGGTACAAGAAGATATCACCAAGGACTATTGTGTGGGTTGCCAATAGAAATACTCCTGTACATAACTCAGCAGCAATGCTGAAACTCAATGATCAAGGAAGTCTTGTTATTCTTGATGGCTCCAAAGGTGTCATCTGGTCCTCCAATTCAACAAGAATTGTAGTGAAATCAGTTGTTCAGCTTTTGGATTCGGGAAATCTCATCTTGAAAGATGCAAACGGCTCTCAGAACTTTTTGTGGGAAAGTTTTGACTATCCTGGTAACACTTTCCTTCCTGGAATGAAGCTGAAAAGTAACTTAGTTACTGGTCCATATAGATATCTCACATCTTGGAGAAGCCCTCAAGATCCTGCTGAAGGTGAGTGTTCATATAGGATAGATATGCCTGGTTTTCCTCAACTTGTTACTGCAAAGGGAGCAACAGTTCTGTATAGAGGAGGGTCATGGAATGGATTTCTTTTCAGTAGTGTTTCCTGGCATTGGCAAGTAACAAATAAAGTCATGAATTTCACAGTAGTCTTCAATGACAAAGAATTCTCTTATGAATACCAAACCGTGAACAAGTCAATTATTGCAAGAATGATACTAGATCCATACGGAAATTCACAACGTTTTCTATGGTCAGATAGCACACAAATTTGGAAGGCTATATCTTCTCGTCCGGCAGACCAGTGTGATGATTATTCCTTATGCGGTATCAACTCAAATTGCAATATTAATGAATTTCCAGTATGTGAATGCGTGGAAGGTTTCATGCCGAAATTTGAACTACAGTGGGAGTCATCAGATTGGTCTGGTGGGTGTCTGAGGagaacaaaattgaattgtCTCAATGGTGATGGCTTTTTGAAGTACACAAACATGAAGTTACCAGATACATCATCATCGTATTATAACAAGAGCTTTAGCCTTGAAGAATGTAAGACAATGTGTTTGAAAAACTGTTCTTGCACCGCATATGCAAATTCAGATATCAGGGATGGTGGTAGTGGCTGCTTACTTTGGTTTAACAATATTATGGACATGAGAAAACATCCAGACGTAGGACAAGACATTTACATACGACTCGCATCTTCAGAACTTG ATCATAAAAAGAATAAGAGGAATTTGAAGCGTGTCGGGACTCTTGCAGGAGTTTCGGCATTCGTTATGCTATTAACCGTTCTTGTTTTGGTCACATCAGCATCTAGAAAGAAGCTTG GGTATATAAAAAAGTTGTTCCGTTGGAAGGACAGGAAGGAGAAGGAAGATACCAACTTGGcaacaatatttgatttttccaCCATCAATAATGCAACAAATAACTTCTCTGATACAAATAAGTTAGGAGAAGGTGGTTTTGGACCAGTGTACAAG GGCTTAATGGTAGATGGGCAAGAGATTGCTGTTAAGAGGCTTTCTAAAACATCGGGACAAGGATCCGAGGAGTTCAAAAATGAAGTAAAGTTGATGGCAACACTTCAACACCGTAATCTAGTAAAACTTCTTGGCTGTTCTATTCAACAAGATGAAAAGTTGTTGATCTATGAATTCATGCCCAACAGAAGCTTGGATTactttatttttg ATACAACACTAAGTAAACTATTAGATTGGACAAAGCGCTTGGAAATTATTGATGGGATTTCTCGGGGGCTGCTATATCTGCATCAGGATTCTACACTAAGAATCATACATAGAGATCTCAAGACAAGCAATATACTTCTTGATATTGATATGATCCCAAAGATATCCGATTTTGGATTAGCCAGATCATTTATGGGAGACCAAGCGGAGGCTAATACAAATAGAGTGATGGGAACATA TGGATATATGCCTCCAGAATATGCAGTGCATGGATCTTTCTCTATAAAATCTGATGTTTTTAGCTTCGGAGTCGTTGTACTTGAGATAATTAGCGGTAGGAAGAATCGCGGATTTTCTGATCCTCAGCATCATCTAAACCTTCTTGGTCAT GCATGGAGACTATGGATTGAGCAAAGGCCAGAGGAGTTGCTTGCTGACATATTATATGATAATGACatatcttcaaaaataataagatttATTCATGTTGGGCTATTGTGTGTACAACAGAAACCAGAAAATAGGCCTAACATGTCATCTGTGGTTTTTATGTTAAAGGGTGAAAATTTACTCCCCAAACCAAGTAAACCTGGCTTCTATGCAGGAGGAGATGATACAAATAGCGTAGGATCTCCATCTATATATGAAGCTTCAATGTCATTTCTAGAGGCTCGATAG